The genomic DNA TTGTATTTATTTTATAAATTTTTATTTTACGATACTAAAAAAATAAATAGAAATGTGAAAAAAATAGACCATGGATTTGATGGTATTTTGGAATTAGATAATAAACTTCCTATGTGGTGGATCCATCTTTTTTATCTTACAATTTTTTTTTCCACAATTTATTTTGTTTCTTATTTTTTAACAGATTTCTCCAATCCTTATAAAGAATATGAAAGCGCCTATAAAAATCAAATGAAAGAAATAGAAATTTTTGATAAAAAAACTCCACAGGTATCTTTGAAAAAAGCTTCTTTTCAAAAAGAATTTATTAATGATGGAAAAAAACTTTTTGAAGAAAATTGTTCTACTTGCCACCAATCTGATGGTAGTGGAAATGTAGGTCCAAATTTAACAGATGATTATTGGATAAATATAATAGAAAAAGATTTATTTAAGAATATTTTTTCTATTATATGGTATGGAAGTAAAAATAATCCTACTATGAGAGCTTTTGGAGAATCAGGAGAAATTAAGGGAAATGATATTCAGAAAATATCTAGTTTTGTTTATTATATAAATACACAATCAAAAAAACCTATAAAGAATAAAATACCTCAAGGTAAAAAAGTTTTAGATTGGAAAAAATCGTGAAATGATGATTCATCATATAATGAACTTTTTTTATAAATTTTTATCCGAATTATGAGAATTAAATTTTCATGGGAAGTAGGAATAATATTATCTTTATTTACTTTTATAATTTTCGTTACTTATATTGCGTTTTTTTTTCCTAATGTGAATAGTCAACTAATATCAGATAAATATTATGAAGAAGAATTGAAATACCAAGAAATTATAAATGAGAAAAAAAATGTGTTTAAGCTTTCTAAAGAAGTTAGAGTTTTCATCTTTTCTTCTGGAGTAACAATTATATTTACGCATTCTTTTAATGAAAATATTCATGGTATTTTTACTTTATTACGATCATCTTCTAAAAATTTAGATGTAACTCAACCATTTCAAATGTCAAAATATTCAAGTAAAAAGTTATTTATTCCTAAGATTTTTTTAAAAAAAGGATATTATAAACTTATAATTAGATGGACATCTGAACAAAGTAGATTTTTTTTTGAAAAAGATTTATTTTGGAAATCATAATGTTTGTCTTTAGTAATTAGATATAATGAGAAAAAGTATAAATAATTTCCGTAAAGAATCTTTAAATTATCATAGTCAATTTCCTTCTGGAAAAATTCAAATATCTCCAACAAAGAAATACAGCAGTCAAAGAGATTTATCGTTAGCTTACTCTCCAGGTGTAGCGGAACCTTGTAAAGAAATAGCTAAATGTCCAAAAAATGTATATAAATATACATCAAAAGGAAATCTTGTTGCTGTTATAACTAATGGTAGTGCAGTTCTAGGTTTGGGGAATATAGGAGCGTTAGCTTCTAAACCAGTGATGGAAGGAAAAGCGCTTTTATTCAAGATATTTTCAGGTATTGATGTTTTTGACATAGAAATAGAAGAATCTGATCCAGAAAAATTTATATCTGTAGTCAAAGCAATTGCACCAACTTTTGGTGGTATAAATTTAGAAGATATTAAATCACCGGAAGCTTTTGAAATAGAAAGGAGATTAAAATCAGAATTAAGCATTCCAGTGATGCATGATGATCAACATGGAACAGCCATTATATCAGGTGCGGCATTATTAAATGCTGTTACTTATGTTCGTAAGAATATTCATGAAATAAAAATGGTTGTATGTGGGGCCGGTTCTGCAGCTATTTCTTGCACGAGAACTTATAAAAAACTTGGAGTAAAAGCGGAAAACATTCTTATGTTTGATAGTAAAGGTTTATTACATTATTCTAGAAATGATTTAAATGAAGAAAAAAAAGAATTTTCAGTAAATTCTTCTGTTTTATCCTTAGAAGAAGCTTTGAAAAATTCAGATGTTTTTATAGGTTTATCCACTGGAGGAAAGTTAACTCCAAATATGTTAATCAGCATGGAAAAAGATCCAATAGTCTTCGCAATGGCTAATCCAGATCCTGAAATTGATTACAATTTGGCAATAAAAATACGTCCAGATGTTATTATAGCTACCGGAAGAAGTGATTATCCAAATCAAGTCAATAATGTACTAGGTTTTCCTTATATTTTTAGAGGAGCTTTAGATGTTCATGCTAGTATTATAAATGATGAAATGAAATTAGCAGCTGTTTATGCCATTGCTTCTTTAGCAAAAGAACCTGTTCCAGAACAAGTTAATATTGTTTATAACAAAAAAAATATTTCCTTTGGAAAGGAATATATTATACCAAAACCATTTGATAATCGTTTAATTACTCGTGTAGCTCCTGCTGTAGCTAAAGCAGCAATGGATTCTGGAGTAGCAAGGAATCCTATTTTAGATTGGAAAATCTATCAGGAAAAACTTTTAGATAGAATGGGATACGAAAGTAAAATGCTTAGAATGATTCATAATAGAGCACGTACCAATCCTAAGATAGTGGTTTTTTGTGATGGAGAAGAATATGATATTTTAAAATCTGTTCAAATTTTAAGTGAAGAAGGGATTGTCTCCA from Blattabacterium cuenoti includes the following:
- a CDS encoding cbb3-type cytochrome c oxidase N-terminal domain-containing protein, translating into MRSKVPSFIMIPSILSVIFFIFYVFLDVKDIFYIVHPITIFFFIIITILLFILDSIDNIIYQKRLKSITEKERRIIIEENEGNYLYLFYKFLFYDTKKINRNVKKIDHGFDGILELDNKLPMWWIHLFYLTIFFSTIYFVSYFLTDFSNPYKEYESAYKNQMKEIEIFDKKTPQVSLKKASFQKEFINDGKKLFEENCSTCHQSDGSGNVGPNLTDDYWINIIEKDLFKNIFSIIWYGSKNNPTMRAFGESGEIKGNDIQKISSFVYYINTQSKKPIKNKIPQGKKVLDWKKS
- a CDS encoding FixH family protein, whose product is MRIKFSWEVGIILSLFTFIIFVTYIAFFFPNVNSQLISDKYYEEELKYQEIINEKKNVFKLSKEVRVFIFSSGVTIIFTHSFNENIHGIFTLLRSSSKNLDVTQPFQMSKYSSKKLFIPKIFLKKGYYKLIIRWTSEQSRFFFEKDLFWKS
- a CDS encoding NADP-dependent malic enzyme is translated as MRKSINNFRKESLNYHSQFPSGKIQISPTKKYSSQRDLSLAYSPGVAEPCKEIAKCPKNVYKYTSKGNLVAVITNGSAVLGLGNIGALASKPVMEGKALLFKIFSGIDVFDIEIEESDPEKFISVVKAIAPTFGGINLEDIKSPEAFEIERRLKSELSIPVMHDDQHGTAIISGAALLNAVTYVRKNIHEIKMVVCGAGSAAISCTRTYKKLGVKAENILMFDSKGLLHYSRNDLNEEKKEFSVNSSVLSLEEALKNSDVFIGLSTGGKLTPNMLISMEKDPIVFAMANPDPEIDYNLAIKIRPDVIIATGRSDYPNQVNNVLGFPYIFRGALDVHASIINDEMKLAAVYAIASLAKEPVPEQVNIVYNKKNISFGKEYIIPKPFDNRLITRVAPAVAKAAMDSGVARNPILDWKIYQEKLLDRMGYESKMLRMIHNRARTNPKIVVFCDGEEYDILKSVQILSEEGIVSIPIVLGNEDRIRHIIHKNNLDIESIKIVDPEKEKYRIQIEKYAQILWERRNRKGLTKYDAKIRMRTNDHFGAMMVDQGEADAVITGYSRSFSLSLRPLLEVIGKTDSTHKTAGMMILLTKRGPLFLADTAVIPNPTSEELARIAIMASCVVKGFDIEPHIAMLSFQNFSSNSRTSSKVSKTVSFLHKKYPDLIVDGELQPDFALNEFLLASKFPFSKLVKKRANIFIFPNLESGNLTYKFIRGLGEIQTIGPVLLGMKKPAHVMQIQSSIEEIVNLATLSVIDAQIRKN